Proteins co-encoded in one Nitratireductor kimnyeongensis genomic window:
- a CDS encoding quaternary amine ABC transporter ATP-binding protein, producing the protein MKSKLRVENVYKIFGDHPEQALEGLKQSKTKIEIFEETGQTVGVQDVSFDVREGEIFVVMGLSGSGKSTLVRTLNGLIPPTYGKILIDEDDVASCSAERLRRVRREKITMVFQHFALFPHKTVAENAAYGLKIKGEGASSRRAKALAALEQVGLAAYADSYPDELSGGMQQRVGLARGLATDPQILLMDEPFGALDPLIRREMQEELLHLQKKLKKTIIFITHDLNEALLLGDKIAIMKDGRFVQVGTAQEIVDNPADDYVAAFVGDIDRGRVFDAAHVAERPITVELGEKNAAEKALDLMEEHNRNALYVVEEDRIAGLVTYQELAVAAREEGRTDLSEVLVTEVPTVSRETPLNELYGAASAGYPIAVADKRGRLAGVIEPQAVFSQLSGEENEEAGSTTDQAVASSAEKGERQ; encoded by the coding sequence ATGAAATCCAAGCTGCGGGTCGAGAATGTTTACAAGATATTTGGTGATCACCCAGAACAAGCGCTCGAAGGTCTGAAACAGAGCAAGACCAAGATCGAGATTTTTGAGGAAACAGGGCAGACCGTCGGCGTTCAGGATGTCAGTTTTGATGTCCGCGAAGGCGAGATTTTCGTGGTCATGGGGCTTTCTGGCTCCGGAAAGTCTACACTCGTCAGAACCCTGAATGGCTTGATCCCCCCCACGTATGGGAAAATCCTGATCGACGAAGACGATGTGGCGAGCTGCTCCGCTGAGCGCCTGCGCAGGGTGCGGCGTGAAAAGATCACAATGGTGTTTCAGCATTTCGCGCTCTTTCCCCACAAGACCGTCGCTGAGAACGCGGCCTATGGGCTGAAGATCAAGGGAGAAGGAGCCTCCTCGCGCCGCGCAAAGGCGCTGGCAGCGCTGGAGCAGGTTGGTCTTGCGGCCTATGCCGACAGCTACCCCGACGAACTGTCGGGCGGAATGCAACAGCGCGTGGGGCTTGCGCGAGGGCTCGCCACCGACCCACAAATTCTGCTGATGGACGAGCCCTTCGGCGCGCTCGATCCGCTCATCCGCCGCGAAATGCAGGAAGAGCTTCTTCACCTTCAGAAGAAACTCAAGAAGACGATCATCTTTATCACCCATGATCTCAATGAGGCACTGCTCCTGGGCGACAAGATCGCCATCATGAAGGACGGCCGCTTTGTTCAGGTCGGGACCGCGCAGGAGATCGTTGACAATCCGGCCGACGACTATGTCGCCGCCTTTGTCGGTGACATCGACCGGGGCCGAGTTTTCGACGCCGCGCACGTCGCCGAACGCCCGATCACGGTAGAGCTCGGCGAAAAGAATGCGGCGGAAAAGGCGCTCGACCTGATGGAAGAGCACAACCGCAATGCGCTCTATGTTGTCGAAGAGGACCGGATCGCCGGTCTCGTGACCTATCAGGAGCTGGCGGTGGCCGCCCGCGAGGAAGGCCGCACAGATCTTTCGGAAGTGCTCGTGACGGAGGTCCCCACGGTTTCGCGCGAGACACCACTTAACGAACTTTATGGCGCGGCAAGCGCTGGTTATCCGATCGCTGTAGCCGACAAGCGCGGCCGCCTCGCAGGAGTTATCGAACCGCAGGCGGTGTTCTCCCAGCTTTCAGGCGAGGAGAACGAAGAGGCCGGCTCCACAACGGATCAAGCAGTGGCCAGCTCCGCAGAGAAAGGAGAACGCCAATGA
- the proX gene encoding glycine betaine/L-proline ABC transporter substrate-binding protein ProX: MTGLKRSIPAIAALALLGSVAMPAMAQDGPGAGKTIKMAQATWDTGWFHAEIYKQMFEELGYTVEGPTTLDNPPFYQAVGYGDVDLWVNGWFPIHDTYRPAFEATAEIVGAVAAGGALQGYLVDKASAEKFEIKSLDDFKRDEVKEAFDRDGDGKADLVACPPGWGCEVAIEDHLTAYDLKEHINEIKASYSASMADAVAAYESGEPILFYTWTPNWTVNELKIGEDVVWIQVPEEATDENAAAGIDGCVADPCVMGFEANDIVPVANSEFLEENPAVATLLKSASIPLEDIFAQNAAMNDGADKPEDIKKQASDWISDNRDTVEGWLEAARKVGE, from the coding sequence ATGACTGGTCTTAAGAGAAGCATTCCCGCAATCGCAGCCCTCGCGCTGCTCGGCTCTGTCGCCATGCCGGCGATGGCACAGGACGGCCCGGGTGCGGGCAAAACCATCAAGATGGCGCAGGCCACCTGGGACACGGGCTGGTTTCACGCTGAAATCTACAAGCAGATGTTTGAAGAGCTTGGCTACACGGTTGAAGGCCCGACCACCCTCGATAATCCGCCTTTCTACCAGGCGGTGGGGTACGGCGATGTCGACCTCTGGGTGAACGGTTGGTTCCCGATCCACGACACCTATCGTCCGGCTTTCGAGGCAACGGCGGAGATCGTCGGTGCTGTTGCAGCGGGTGGCGCGCTTCAGGGCTATCTCGTCGACAAGGCATCGGCTGAAAAGTTCGAGATCAAGTCGCTTGACGATTTCAAGCGGGACGAAGTGAAGGAAGCTTTCGATCGCGATGGCGATGGCAAGGCCGATCTCGTCGCATGCCCGCCCGGTTGGGGCTGTGAGGTGGCGATCGAGGATCACCTGACCGCTTATGATCTCAAGGAACACATCAATGAGATCAAGGCAAGCTATTCTGCTTCCATGGCAGATGCCGTCGCGGCTTATGAAAGCGGCGAGCCGATCCTGTTCTACACCTGGACGCCCAACTGGACGGTCAACGAGCTGAAGATCGGCGAGGATGTTGTCTGGATTCAGGTTCCTGAAGAGGCGACGGATGAGAACGCGGCTGCCGGAATCGATGGCTGTGTCGCCGATCCTTGCGTCATGGGCTTCGAGGCCAATGACATCGTGCCGGTCGCCAATTCCGAGTTCCTTGAGGAGAACCCGGCTGTCGCGACGCTGCTCAAATCGGCGTCCATTCCGCTCGAGGACATTTTTGCCCAGAACGCGGCCATGAACGACGGCGCCGACAAGCCGGAAGACATCAAGAAGCAGGCTTCGGACTGGATTTCCGACAATCGCGATACTGTTGAAGGTTGGCTGGAAGCCGCCCGCAAGGTAGGCGAGTAA
- a CDS encoding ABC transporter permease, giving the protein MISPADLVQIPLDDWVNSFVRDFLVPNFRPLFRAMQTPVTAVLGWLDAFFHWLPMLVFTAGLTLIAWRTAGRGVAIFTLIALAFIDMIGLWSETMTTLSMIITSVLFCAIIGIPLGIWSARSDRVLFVVRPILDIMQTIPSFVYLVPIVMLFGVGMVPGIIATIIFALPPIIRLTNLGIRNVRGDLVEAAEAFGSTRWQMLWEVQFPLALRTIMAGLNQTLMLALSMVVIAALIGAGGLGLTVYTGLGRLNVGAATAGGIGIVLLAIILDRITQSLGEKKAVHTPSLWQTLRSMFAFGKPGDEEKAGKAA; this is encoded by the coding sequence ATGATCAGCCCTGCCGATCTCGTTCAGATCCCGCTCGACGACTGGGTGAACAGTTTCGTTCGCGACTTTCTGGTTCCCAATTTCCGCCCCCTGTTCCGTGCAATGCAGACGCCGGTTACCGCCGTTCTCGGCTGGCTTGATGCGTTCTTCCACTGGTTACCCATGCTGGTGTTCACTGCAGGCCTTACGCTGATTGCCTGGCGCACGGCCGGCCGCGGAGTTGCCATTTTCACCCTGATCGCACTCGCTTTCATTGACATGATCGGGCTCTGGTCGGAGACCATGACCACCTTGTCGATGATCATCACCTCGGTGTTGTTCTGCGCGATAATCGGCATTCCGCTGGGCATCTGGAGTGCACGCAGCGACCGTGTGCTCTTTGTCGTGCGGCCCATTCTGGACATCATGCAGACGATCCCGTCATTCGTCTATCTGGTGCCGATCGTCATGCTGTTCGGTGTGGGTATGGTTCCTGGCATCATCGCCACGATCATCTTCGCCCTGCCGCCCATTATCCGCCTCACCAATCTGGGAATCCGCAATGTGCGCGGTGACCTGGTCGAGGCTGCGGAAGCGTTTGGTTCCACCCGCTGGCAGATGTTGTGGGAAGTCCAGTTTCCGCTGGCCCTGCGCACCATCATGGCGGGTCTCAATCAGACCTTGATGCTCGCCCTGTCGATGGTGGTCATCGCAGCACTTATTGGCGCTGGCGGACTTGGCCTCACGGTCTACACCGGGCTTGGCCGTCTCAACGTGGGAGCAGCCACCGCGGGCGGCATCGGCATCGTGCTCCTGGCGATCATCCTTGATCGCATCACCCAATCGCTCGGCGAAAAGAAAGCCGTGCACACGCCTTCGCTCTGGCAGACGCTGCGCTCGATGTTTGCGTTCGGTAAGCCGGGTGACGAAGAAAAAGCGGGCAAAGCCGCATAA
- a CDS encoding alanine/glycine:cation symporter family protein gives MTFIESLFGVIGDLTWGWSLIPILVVLGIFITALTGFVQLQFFRRMFRVLSSKNQSGDPNAISARAALLVSVGGRVGGGNIAGVAVAITLGGPGAVFWMWAIALVGMATSLVECSLAQLYKRREADGTFRGGPARSIIHGLGEEYKWLAVLYAICLIAAFAIGFNAFQGNTVAGAAQESLGIDRMWSGIVLTVISGFIVFGGIRRIAKAADVVVPVMAIAYLLMAVVIILLNITELPGVLYSIVMNAFGLEQAVGGGMGAALAQGLRRGLFSNEAGLGSAPNVAATADVRHPISQGITQSFSVFIDTIVICSCTAFVILLGDVYTPGAEAIDGVVLTQQSLVSHLGEWTQYFLTFILLLFAFSSIIYNYYLGENALTVISEHPLVINALRVVVMGIVFLGAVAPGATAVFFFSDPMMGILALVNLIAIMMLLPTCLRILKDFREQLRAGVERPVLDPEKFPDLDIDRTAWTGKVSGESSVA, from the coding sequence GTGACATTCATCGAGAGCTTATTTGGCGTTATCGGAGACTTAACCTGGGGGTGGTCCCTCATCCCAATTCTTGTCGTCTTAGGCATTTTCATCACCGCGTTGACCGGGTTCGTTCAGCTTCAGTTCTTCAGGCGCATGTTCCGCGTCCTCTCTTCAAAAAATCAAAGCGGAGACCCCAATGCGATCTCCGCGCGTGCAGCACTTCTCGTTTCCGTCGGGGGACGCGTCGGCGGCGGCAACATCGCCGGCGTGGCAGTCGCCATTACCCTTGGTGGGCCAGGCGCAGTGTTCTGGATGTGGGCGATTGCCCTGGTGGGCATGGCGACAAGCCTCGTCGAGTGTTCGCTGGCGCAGCTGTATAAACGCCGCGAAGCAGACGGCACGTTTCGCGGCGGTCCGGCCCGCTCCATCATTCATGGTCTGGGTGAAGAGTATAAGTGGCTCGCCGTCCTTTACGCGATCTGTCTGATCGCGGCATTCGCCATTGGGTTCAACGCATTTCAGGGCAATACGGTCGCCGGCGCCGCGCAGGAAAGTCTGGGGATAGACCGCATGTGGTCGGGCATCGTTCTGACCGTGATCTCCGGTTTCATCGTCTTCGGCGGAATCCGTCGGATTGCGAAAGCCGCCGATGTCGTGGTCCCCGTCATGGCGATTGCCTATCTGTTGATGGCGGTGGTCATCATTCTTTTGAACATCACGGAACTTCCCGGTGTTCTCTATTCCATCGTCATGAACGCGTTCGGGCTGGAGCAGGCCGTTGGCGGCGGCATGGGTGCAGCGCTGGCACAGGGGCTGAGGCGTGGCCTTTTCTCCAATGAGGCTGGGCTTGGTTCTGCGCCCAATGTGGCCGCCACGGCCGATGTGCGCCACCCCATCAGCCAGGGCATCACCCAGTCGTTCTCGGTCTTTATCGACACGATCGTGATCTGCAGCTGCACCGCCTTCGTTATCTTATTGGGCGATGTGTATACGCCAGGTGCTGAGGCTATCGATGGCGTCGTCCTCACCCAGCAGTCGCTCGTTTCTCACCTGGGTGAATGGACCCAGTATTTCCTGACCTTCATCCTTCTTCTCTTTGCCTTCAGCTCGATCATCTACAATTATTATCTGGGCGAGAACGCCTTGACGGTGATCAGCGAACATCCGCTGGTCATCAACGCGTTGCGCGTGGTTGTGATGGGGATTGTCTTTCTTGGCGCTGTGGCGCCCGGCGCGACCGCGGTCTTCTTCTTCTCTGATCCGATGATGGGCATCCTGGCGCTGGTCAATCTCATCGCCATTATGATGCTTTTGCCCACATGTCTGAGGATATTGAAGGATTTCAGAGAGCAGCTGAGAGCAGGTGTCGAAAGGCCGGTGCTCGATCCGGAAAAATTCCCGGATCTGGATATCGACCGTACTGCCTGGACCGGAAAGGTGAGTGGCGAATCGTCAGTGGCTTGA